The following proteins are encoded in a genomic region of Caldisalinibacter kiritimatiensis:
- a CDS encoding NAD(+)/NADH kinase has translation MCQPKPKNKIINIIHNNNINSKKTAALLQEMLKQKGFIVPKEYDTNASLNICIGGDGAFLRAVHKYDFPDIPFIGINTGHLGFFQEVSPDGLHMLIDNYTKGNYRIENIYLVEALVCTRTSCINLLGINEIGIKGTKSRTVHLDISIDNNYLERFSGDGIIISTPMGSTAYNYSSGGSIIYPSIKALQITPLSPLNSNAYRSLTSSVIVPENMTIRINPEYRYENSILIINDGKQYKYDNIVEISFKISEITIKKLTLGKYNFWTKLKDKFL, from the coding sequence TTGTGTCAACCAAAACCTAAAAACAAAATAATAAATATTATACATAATAACAATATAAATTCTAAAAAAACTGCTGCACTTTTACAAGAAATGCTTAAGCAAAAAGGTTTTATTGTTCCTAAAGAATATGATACTAATGCTAGCTTAAATATATGTATAGGTGGAGATGGAGCATTCTTAAGAGCCGTACATAAATATGATTTCCCCGATATTCCTTTTATAGGTATAAACACTGGACATCTTGGTTTCTTTCAAGAAGTTTCTCCTGATGGTTTACATATGCTAATAGATAACTATACAAAAGGAAATTATAGAATAGAAAATATATATCTTGTAGAAGCCTTAGTTTGCACTAGAACTAGCTGCATAAATTTACTAGGAATTAATGAAATCGGGATTAAAGGCACTAAATCCCGTACTGTACATCTTGATATATCTATTGACAATAATTATCTAGAAAGATTCAGTGGAGATGGAATAATTATATCTACTCCAATGGGCAGTACTGCTTATAACTACTCCTCTGGTGGTAGTATAATATATCCTTCTATAAAAGCATTGCAAATTACACCATTGTCACCGCTAAACTCTAATGCATATAGGTCATTAACTTCAAGTGTAATAGTACCTGAAAATATGACTATCAGAATAAACCCAGAATATAGATACGAAAATTCCATACTAATAATCAATGATGGAAAACAGTATAAATATGATAATATAGTAGAAATTAGTTTTAAAATTTCAGAAATAACTATAAAAAAACTAACATTAGGTAAATATAACTTTTGGACTAAGCTTAAAGATAAATTCTTATAG
- a CDS encoding RluA family pseudouridine synthase — MENILKESESVISYKVEETGLSVKDILINKLGISGRLTRKLFKRGAILLNNKRAKSGQITGEDDVLTILMDDEYESNEPQNVPIDIIYEDYDVIIINKQPKVVVHPTKSHKDNTIANGLANYFKKNNIKKKVRFVNRLDMNTSGVLVVAKNPFGHQQLAKQFKENKVEKRYLVVVEGIIKNNEGIINKPIGKDRENTIRNKVSENGKNAITEYKVIERYKNATLVEVNIKTGRTHQIRVHLDHIGHPIIGDTLYNQSSNIIDRQALHSYILRFKPPRKDNIIEVRAELPNDIKKLINFLK, encoded by the coding sequence GTGGAGAATATACTGAAAGAAAGTGAAAGTGTAATAAGTTATAAAGTAGAAGAGACAGGTTTATCAGTTAAAGATATTTTAATCAATAAACTAGGGATATCAGGAAGATTAACTAGAAAACTTTTCAAAAGAGGTGCTATATTATTAAATAATAAAAGAGCAAAATCAGGTCAAATAACTGGTGAAGATGATGTATTAACCATATTAATGGATGATGAGTATGAAAGCAATGAACCACAGAATGTACCTATAGATATTATCTATGAAGACTATGATGTAATTATTATTAATAAACAGCCTAAAGTTGTAGTACATCCAACAAAAAGTCATAAAGACAATACAATTGCAAATGGTTTAGCAAATTATTTTAAGAAAAATAATATAAAAAAGAAAGTAAGATTTGTCAATAGATTAGATATGAATACATCAGGAGTTTTAGTGGTAGCTAAAAATCCTTTTGGACATCAGCAATTAGCTAAGCAATTTAAAGAAAATAAAGTAGAAAAGCGATATTTGGTAGTAGTAGAAGGAATTATAAAAAATAATGAAGGAATTATAAATAAACCAATAGGTAAAGATAGGGAAAATACTATTAGAAATAAAGTAAGTGAAAATGGAAAAAATGCTATAACTGAATATAAAGTAATAGAAAGATATAAAAATGCAACGTTAGTAGAAGTGAATATAAAGACAGGTAGAACTCATCAGATAAGAGTACATCTTGATCATATAGGACACCCAATTATTGGAGATACACTTTATAATCAATCTAGTAATATTATAGACAGACAAGCGTTACATTCCTATATTTTGAGGTTTAAACCCCCTAGAAAAGATAATATTATTGAAGTGAGAGCTGAACTACCTAATGACATAAAGAAGCTAATTAACTTTTTAAAATAG